The proteins below come from a single Benincasa hispida cultivar B227 chromosome 4, ASM972705v1, whole genome shotgun sequence genomic window:
- the LOC120076297 gene encoding uncharacterized protein LOC120076297, which translates to MAVEDQEERTPETTSHSEPSTSNAGKPAVPLNIPFPRRLMKKNDEQQFKCFLELLRQLHINIPLVEALKQMSTYVKFFKDILTKKRRVSETEVITLTQECNPLVSNSLPKKQKDPGSFLVPCSIGGLDVGHALCDLGVSINLMPLSIFKKLGIGEAQPTSVTLQLADRTIKCPEGKIEVVLVKVDNFIFPADFIILDYEADREVPIILGRPFLATGKVLIDVHKGELTMCVDNQEVKFNVLNALKFPDSEDYHLNSLELPEEETHVCEVLALEENLKEPEPRSLSERRTKPTCPSLEEPPKLELKSLPSHLKYSFLGTNKTLPVIISAKLTEPNEHSLLYMLKKHMRAIGWTLVNICA; encoded by the coding sequence ATGGCAgtagaagatcaagaagaaagaacgCCTGAGACTACAAGCCATTCAGAACCCAGTACGTCTAACGCGGGAAAACCTGCAGTGCCGCTAAACATACCATTCCCTAGAcgtctgatgaagaagaatgatgaacaacaattCAAGTGCTTTCTTGAGCTCCTGAGGCAATTGCATATCAATATTCCACTTGTAGAAGCCCTGAAGCAGATGTCAAcatatgtcaaattttttaaggacatcttgacaaagaaaagaagagttAGCGAAACGGAAGTAATCACACTAACGCAGGAGTGCAACCCATTAGTAAGCAACAGTCtaccaaagaaacaaaaggaccCAGGGAGCTTCTTAGTTCCTTGCTCGATAGGAGGATTGGATGTGGGTCATGCGTTGTGCGATTTGGGAGTTAGCATTAATCTCATGCCACTCTCAATCTTTAAGAAACTGGGAATTGGCGAAGCACAACCCACTTCTGTTACTCTTCAGCTCGCTGACAGAACTATTAAGTGTcctgaaggaaagattgaagtCGTTCTGGTAAAGGTTGACAACTTTATATTCCCAGCAGACTTTATTATCTTAGACTATGAAGCAGATAGGGAGGTACCAATTATCCTTGGACGCCCCTTTCTAGCTACTGGAAAAGTTTTGATAGACGTGCATAAAGGAGAATTAACTATGTGCGTAGATAATCAAgaggtgaagtttaatgtgttaaacGCATTAAAGTTCCCAGACAGTGAAGATTATCACCTGAACAGTTTAGAGTTGCCTGAAGAAGAGACCCATGTATGCGAGGTCCTCGCGTTGGAGGAGAACCTGAAAGAACCAGAGCCGCGAAGTCTGAGTGAGCGGCGGACAAAACCAACGTGTCCATCACTTGAGGAACCCCCAAAACTTGAGTTGAAATCGTTACCTAGTCACTTGAAATATTCCTTCCTTGGAACAAACAAAACTTTACCTGTGATCATTTCCGCGAAGCTTACAGAGCCTAACGAGCACTCTCTCTTGTATATGCTGAAAAAGCACATGCGTGCAATAGGTTGGACGCTAGTGAATATCTGTGCATAA